The sequence below is a genomic window from Microvirga mediterraneensis.
TCTCTTCGACCGGACCGGCAACCGTGACCGCATAGCCCGCCGGCAGTCCCTGCCTGAACTCCTGCACCCGCGGCTCAAGCTGCTGGACCACGGTGGCGGGCAAGGTCTCACCCAGGATGCCGGCCTTGAGCGTAATCGTCGGGGTCCGGCTGCGACGCCATACGATGGGCTGTTCCAGCTCGTATCGGAACGTGGCGACGGCGGCCAGAGGAACCGACTGCCCACTCTTCCCCGGCAGCTGCAGGTTCTGGAGCGTCTCGATGGAGCCCCGCTCGGCCGCGTTGGCGCGGGCGACCACGTTGACGAGATAAATCCCATCCCGCACCTGCGTCAGGGCCGTGCCTCCGACAACCCCGTTCAGTGTCTGGGCGATGTCCTCGGAGGTGACCCCGAGCTGGCGCGCCTTGTCCTGCAGCACGTCGACCTTGACCACCCGGGCAGGCTCGTTCCAGTCGTACCCGATGTCGACCAGCAGCGGATGGTCGCCGATGGCGGTGGCGAACCTCTGAGCCAGCTCCCGTACCTTCTGAATGTCCGGCCCGCTGACGCGGTACTGCACCGGGCGGCCCGCCGGCGGCCCCAGCGGCAGCAGATTCACCTGCACGTCGAGGCCGACGAACTCCTGGCGGGCAACCTGCTGCAGCCGGGCCCGGACGCGCTCGCGCGCCTCCAGATCCTTTGTGACGATGACCATCTGGCCGACATTGGGGCTGGGCGGCTGGACGTCGAAGGCCAGCACGAAGCGCACCGCGCTCTGGCCGACATAGGACGACCAGTGATCGATGTCCGGATCGCCCGCGAGCTTCGTCTCGAACCGGTCCATCTGGGTCTTCGTCTCGGTGATGGTCGCGTTCTGCGGCAGGGTCCAGTCGACGATGAGCTCCGGGCGGTCCGACGATGGGAAGAACTGCTGCTGGACGAACTGCATCCCATAGACCGATGCACCAAAGAGCCCGAGCGTGACCAGAATGGTGATCCAGCGCCAACGCATGGCCACCACCAGAAAGCGCGAGAACGCCGCCATGAGCCGGCCCGGCTTGTCATGATGCTTCTTCATCGTCTTCGGCAAGAGCGTCACGCCGAGAAGTGGGGCGAACAGCACCGCGACAATCCACGACAGCAGCAGCGAGACGGCGATCACGACAAACAGCGTGAAGGTGAACTCGCCAGCGTTGCTGTTGTTGAGCCCGATGGGGATGAAGCCCGCCACCGTGACCAGCGTTCCGGTCAGCATCGGGAACGCGGTCGAGGTGTAGACGGCCGTGGCGGCCTTCTTCAGGGTGTCGCCGGCCTCCAGGCGCGCCACCATCATCTCAACCGCGATCATCGCGTCGTCGACAAGAAGCCCGAGCGCGATGATCAGGGCGCCGAGCGAGATGCGTTGCAGCGAGATACCGAGATACTGCATCGCCACGAAGGTCATGGCGAGCACGAGCGGGATCGACAGCGCCACCACAAGGCCGGCGCGTAGCCCCAGGCTGATGAAGCTCACCACCAGCACGATCGCCACGGCCTCAAACAGAGCCTTAGTGAACCCGCCCACCGCGTGCTCGACCACGATCGGCTGGTCGGAGACGAGGTGCACGCCGACGCCGATGGGCAGCTCGCCGATGATCGTCTGCATCCGTTCCTTCAGCGCCTCGCCGAACTCCAGCAGGTTGGCGCCAGGCTTCATGCCGATGGCCAAGCCAATCGCCGGCTGGCCGTTGACGCGGAACAGCGACTGCGGCGGGTCGGTGTAGCCGCGGGTGATCGTAGCGACATCGCTGAGGCGGAAGAAGCGGTCGTTGACGCGCAGGTTGATGGCCCGCAGGCTTTCCTCGGAGGTGAACTGCCCGCCGACGCGCACGCTGATACGCTCAGGGCCGGCCTGGATGACGCCGGACGGCGCAATGGTGTTCTGCGCCTGCAGGGATTGGATTACCGCTTGCTGGTCAATCCCGAGCGCCGCGATCTGGCGCGTCGAGAACTCCAGGAAGATCACCTCGTCCTGGGCGCCGATCAGGTCGACCTTGCCGGCGTTCGGGACTGTGAGGATCTTGGCCCGCACGTCCTCGACATAGTCGCGCACCTGCCGCCGGCTCAGCCCGTCCGCTGTGAAGGCGTAGATGTTGCCGTAGACGTCACCGAAGCGGTCGTTGAAGAAGGGCCCGGCCACACCCTGCGGGAACTGGCCGCGAATGTCGTTGACCATGTTGCGCACCTGCACCCAAATGCCGGGCACGTCGCGGCCCTTGGTCGTATCCCTCAGGTTGACGAAGATCGTGGTCTGGCCCGGCGAGGTCATGCTGCGCGTGAAGTCGAGGGACGGGAGCTCTTCGAGCTTCCTCTCGATCCGGTCGGTGACCTGGCTGATGGTGTCCTCGACCGAGGCGCCCGGCCACTGCGCGCTGATCACCATGGTCTTGATCGTGAACGACGGGTCCTCCTCGCGCCCCAGGTTCATGTAGGCCATGACACCCGCGATGGTGGACACGATCATGAAGTACCAGACGAGGGAGCTGTGGCGCAGCGCCCAGTCCGAGAGGTTGAAGCCGTTCTTCACTGCGATGCCTCGTCTGAAATCTTGACCTGTTGCCCGGGCGTGAGGCTGTTCACGCCCGCCGTGACCACGCGGGTGCCCGGGGCGATCCCCTCCGCGACCCGGAACGATCGCTCATCGCGCGCCGCGACCTTTACGTCCTGAGGGGAGACTGTCTTGGTGGCTGGATCGATCACCCAGACCATGGTCTTACCGTCGCGCTCCAGGAGCGCGGATGCCGGCAGCTGGATGCGGGGGGTGTTCGTCGTACCCAGAACCGCGGTCACTGTGGGGCCGAGCCGAAAGCTGGCCGGAGGATTATCGAGCGTGATCCGAACCCGCCGGGTGCGGGTCGCTGGATCGGCCTGCGGCGCGATCTCGCGCACCCGGCCGGTGGCCCGCACGGACGGATCCAGCTGCAGGGCAACCTCGAAGCGGGCTCCGGACCGCAGGCTGCCGTTGATATCCTCGGGCACATCGACGACGGCCTCGCGGATGTCCGGGCGGGCAAGGGTCACGACCGTCTGGCCGGGCTGCACCACCTGGCCAACCTCCGCCTCGACGGCCGTGACCACCCCGTCGAAGTCGGCCCGCAGCTGGGTGTAGCCGAGCTGCTCCTGGACCTTGGCTAGGTTGGCGCGGGCGCGGGCGACGGCCGCGGCCGCGGCCTCGCGGGCCTGCTGGGCGGCCTCGAACTGCGCCTGCGTCGTGGTCCCCTGCTCAAGAAGCGTCCGCTGGCGGGTCTCGGTCGCGGTTGCGTTCTCCAGTTGCGCCTGGGCATTCGACACCTCGGCCTGGGACGACCGCATGGCGAGCTCGAACGTCATCGGATCGAGGGCGGCCAGCTGCCCCCCCTTCTTTACGGTGTCGCCGACGTTGACGGTGCGGGCGACCATCCGGCCGAGCACGCGGAAGCCGAGGCTGGACTGGATCTGGGGCTCGACGGTCCCGGCAAAGCCCAGCTCCTGGCTGGCCTGCGGGGCGGCAACCACCGACAGGACGGGGCGGACCGGCGGAGGTGGCTCGGCCGGTTGCTCCTGGCAGGCGGCAAGTGCCAGCGTGGCGCCAAGGGCGAGGCTCATGCGGAAAGCTTTCATCGGGGAGCCCCCTCGGCCAGAGTGACGGTCTGGTTCGGGCGCAGGAGCTGCGCCCCGGCGGTGACGACCATCTCGCCTGGTTGGAGGCCCTCCCGCACGACAATGCGGCCGGTGTCGTAGCGCTCAACCACAATCGCCCTCAGCGACACTGCCTTAGAGGATGGATCGACGATCCATACGGCTGGCCGGCCCTCCTGCGAGAACAGCGCGCTCCAGGGCAGCACGATCGTCTTGCGGGGCTTGAACCGGCCCTCGCCGCTCACGGCGGCCCCGAGGGTCATGGCCACCGGCGGGCGCGCGATGCCGAACTTGACCCGGACGGTGCCGCTGGCCGGGTCGACGGTTGGCGAGACCTCCCGCACGGTGCCGGTCGCCCTGACGGTGGGATCAGACACCAACCGGATCTCGGCGGTCCGGCCAGCGGGTTCCTGGATGAAGACAGACTCGTGCACGTTGAACACCGCATCGCGGGGCCCGTCAGGGGCGAGAGTGAACACCGGTTGGGCGGCCTGCACCACTTGGCCGACCTCGGCGTTGCGGGCGGTGATCACGCCGGCAACGCCGGCACGCAGCGTCGTCTGGGCGAGCTGCTCGCGGGCTGTGCCCAATTGCGCCTTGGCGGCGGCGAGGGATCCCTGCGCCGTGCGGAAGGCCTCCTCCGCCTGGTCATACTCCCGGCGTGTAGTGTAACCGCGCGAGAGCAGGGTCTTCTGGCGCTCGAAGGCGGAGGAGGCCTGCCGGAGCTGGGCCTCGGCGGCCCGGACGGCGGCCTCGGCGGCGGTCACGTTGGCCTGCTGCTCCTCCGGGTCGATCTTCGCCAGCACCTGATCGGCCGAGACATGCATGCCAACGTCGGCGCTGCGCTCGGTGATGCGCCCGCCCGCCCGGAAAGCGAGATCCGTCTCAACTTGGGCTCGGATCTCCCCGGTGAGCGTGATCGTCGGTGCATCATCGGTGAGCTCGACCATCTGGGCGTGGACCATGGCCGGGGGCTTCTCGGGCACGGCCTCCTGCTGCTGGCAGGCGGCCAATCCGATCATCGCCAGGGCGCCGATGAGCCAGGCTGAACCGCAACGTGCGCGACGATCCTTCATTGAGACTTCTTCCATTTCGCCAGATCGGGAAACTCCGCGGACGGGACAAAGGTCGCGGGCCAATCTAGCCCACCGCTATTATTGACATACACGAATGTCAATAATCTATGGACGCGCGTGTATGTGAGTTATAGTGTCAGCCCTGCTTGCATACCGGCTGCGGCTTATGCCGTGTGGCCTGCCCCATGTAGGTGATCCGTGTGTGATGTTAATTCAGCGTTGGTCTGGACGCCAGCTTGGAAGCCAGGACCAGGACCTCTGGTGCGGGCGGTCGGTAGCCCAAGGATGAGTGCGGGCGCACCGTGTTGTAATGGCGGCGCCAATTTTCGATCACCACCTTTGCCTCCTGCAGGGTGTAGAAGATCTCTCCTTTCAGCAGTTCATCGCGAAGCTTCGAGTTGAAGCTCTCGCAATAGCCGTTCTCCCAGGGACTACCCGGCTCAATGTAAGCCGTCTTCGCCCCAACCGCACCGATCCAGGCCCGAACCGCTTGGGCCACGAATTCGCTGCCGTTGTCGGAACGAATATGGCCCGGAATACCGCGCAGGATGAACAGGTCCGAGAGCACGTCGATGACATCGACGGCTTTCAGCTTCCGGTTCACTCGGATGGCCAGGCATTCACGCGTGAACTCGTCAATGATGTTGAGCATGCGGAACTTGCGCCCGTCATGGGTGCGATCCTCGACAAAGTCGTAGCTCCAGACGTGGTTGGGATACTCCGGCCTCAGCCGGATGCAGGATCCGTCGTTGAGCCAGAGCCGCCCCTTCTTCGGTTGCTTTTGCGGCACTTTGAGCCCCTCCCGTCGCCAGATCCGCTCGACCCGCTTCTTGTTCACCAGCCAGCCGGCGTCCCGCAGCAGGGCCGTGATGCGCCGGTAGCCATAGCGGCCGTACTGGGTGGCCAAGGCAATGATGTCGGCGGTCAGGGCCGCCTCATCTTCCGGCTGCTTGGGGATCTTGCGCTGGGTGGAACGGTGCTGGCCCAGGACCCGGCAGGCCAGCCGTTCTGAGACGCCGTACCTGGCGATCACATGCTCCACACAGGCGCGACGGCGGGCGGGGCTCAGTAGTTTCCCGAGGCGGCCTCCTTGAGGATGAGCTTCTCCAGGGTGAGATCCGAGACCGCTCGACGCAACCGGGCGTTCTCCATCTCGAGTTCCTTGAGCCGCTTGACCTGGTCGGATTTGAGGCCGCCGTACTCGGAGCGCCACCTGTAGTACGTGACCTCCGTCACACCAATCTGCCGGATCGCCTCCGCGACTGTCCGGCCTTGTGCCGTCAGCACGTCAACCTGCCGCAACTTGGAAACGATCTCTTCGGCTGTATGCCGCTTCTTGCCCATCTTCAGTCCTCCTTCGGCTTAAAAGCCATACTTCAGGGAGGATCACTTTGCAGGGGGCAGACCATGCAAAAGTTTCCCGAGGGAGTGGCGGAGTACGCCCCGAGCGGCTTGAAGGGCATCGCCCTGTTTCGGATCGTGCCGGAGGTGATCTCCATTCTCGATTACCGCAAGGGCTTTGGTCACGCCGATCTGGTGACCGACATCGGCAATGTCGAGGGACGGTCCTAACTGCTTTGAAGTGGGCACGTGAGGTTCTCGGTCGCCGTGGCCATCATGTGCTAGGCGAACAGGAGGCGCTTCAGTCGGCAAGACGCGTGAGGGTCGCCTCGAAGCTCAGGCCTGGGTGGTCCGGTGAGGTCCCCGACAGGTGCGCCGACTGCCCCTCAGCCACTCCCTTGAGATGCAGACGGGCCTTGGGGAGGCCGAGCACCGACATGATCCCTGGCATGACCGAGTGCGTATCGGCCACGAGCCGGGCATCGATCCCGCCCTGAGCGATAGTGTACTCCCCCGTGTAATACATCACGGAGTCTCCCCCTGTGAGACGTCCCTCCCGCACTGTGACAACCCCGGTTCCTTGCCCCAACTGGGTCTGAAACAGCACCTTGTACAAACCTTCTTCCATGTCCTCAGCATCCCTGTCTTTGTAAGCTTCGCTGCCACGCGAGGCGTCCGCGGAACGGGCCCCCTTGCCTTCTGGGCTCAGTGGCCAGAGCCCATCACGGCTCGCGCACATAAGACCCCGGTGCCTCGCCGAGAACCGGATAGGCTGGCGGAGCCCCAAGGGCCGGAGGGAGCACCGGCTCGCCGGATTCGGACGCCAGCCAATTGACCCATTCCGGCCACCACGATCCGTCGTGAGGCTGCGCCATGATTTGCCAGGTTTCGGGATCGAGGTGACGATCCCTTTCGGTCTTTGTCAGCACCCGATAGCTGCGATGAGGCCGGCCAGGTTCCGAAACGATGCCGGCATTGTGGCCGCCTGTGGTGAGCAGGAAGGTGACGTCCGTGTCGGTCAGGGTGTGGATCTTGAACACGGAGCGCCATGGCGCGACATGATCGCGCTCAGTGCCCACCGCAAAAATGGGAACGCGGATGTCGCCAAGAGAGATTGGGCGGCCTTCGACCTTGAAGCGCCCCTCGGCGAGATCGTTCTGGAGGAAGAGCTGGCGCAGGTATTCCGAGTGCATTCTGTAGGGCATCCGAGTCGCATCGGCATTCCACGCCATCAAGTCGATCATCGGCTCACGCTCGCCCATCAGGTAGTTGTGGACGATGTAGGACCAGATGAGATCGTTCGAGCGCAGCAGCTGGAAGGCTCCTGCCATCTGCTTGGCGTCGAGATAGCCTTGGCTCCACATCATGTCCTCCAGGAACCGGACCTGGCTTTCGTTGATGAACAGTGTCAACTCGCCCGCTTCCCTGAAATCCGCCTGGGCCGCGAATAGCGTGACCGACTTCAGACGGTCGTCGCCATCCCACGCCATCGCGGCTGCGGCAATCGTCAACAGCGTGCCGCCCAGGCAGTAGCCGGTGGCATGGACCTTCTGGTTCGGCACGATGGCATTGACCGCATCAAGCGCCGCGAGCACGCCCAGCCTGCGGTAATCCTCCATGCCGCGGTCCCGGTCTTCGCGCGTGGGGTTCTTCCACGAGACCATAAACACCGTGAAGCCCTGGTTCACGAGAAACCGGACAAGGGAGTTCTCCGGAGAGAGGTCGAGGATGTAGTACTTCATGATCCAGGCGGGCACGATCAGCACGGGTTCGGGCCGCACCTTCTCCGTCGTCGGTTCGTACTGGATGAGCTCGATCAAATCGTTCCGGTAGACGACCCGGCCCGGCGTGACGGCGACGTTCTGGCCAACCTTGAAGGCCTCCGTTCCCACCGCAGGCTTGTTGCGGATCAGGCGCATCCAATCTTCCAAGTAGTTCTGGAAGCCTTGAACGAGGTTCTGGCCGCCAGTTTCCAAGGTCCGCCGAGTCACGACGGGATTCGTCAGGATGAAATTCGAAGGCGAGAAGACGTCGAGCATCTGCCGTGTGGCGAACTCGACCACGTTCTCGTGCTGCCTTGTGACGCCGCCAACCCCGGTCGTGGCGTTGTGCCACCACTGCTGCTGCAACAGGAAGGACTGGTAGATCAGGTTGTAGGGATACCTGCCCCATTCCGGCGCGGAAAAACGCCGGTCCTGCGGCAGCGGCGTGATGCAGGGTTCGCAGGATCCCGTGGTCGCCGCCTGCTTGAGAGTCTGATCACCAAGGCGGGCAACTTTGCGGGCCCCCTTCACAGCCAGTTCGAGCTGCTTGCCGGGGGACGAGGCGAGATGGACCGCCCAGTCCATGTAGGCTCCCACCAGCGCCGCGGGCGAGAGCCCGGAAGTCAACCGGGCCGCCAAGGCGTGAACAGAGCGGTCCAGGATTTCGGCGAAGCCCTCAGGCCATGCGTCTGGAACCTCGGTAGAGGCAGGGGCCTTGCACGGAAGTTTCGTCGGCGCTGGAACAGTATTCTCGTTGACGGAATGCGGGATTGCGATCTGGCCTGAACTCGGTGCCCTCGAAGAGGATTGCAACTGAGTCGCACGAACTTGTCCAAGCGTCGCCATACCGGTTTATCCTTCGCTGCTTGTTGCTGCAGGAAATGAATGAGGCATCATCCATATATCTGCCATTAGTCAACAATCGTTGATATGGATCAAGGGTCTAGCACGCAGGAGATTGGATCGACGTTCTCGTGTGCACGACACGCGGCGGTGAACACAAAACCGTCCTACGTGGGCGCGTCTGCCGGGATCTGCTTTGTGGGCAT
It includes:
- a CDS encoding efflux RND transporter permease subunit; the encoded protein is MKNGFNLSDWALRHSSLVWYFMIVSTIAGVMAYMNLGREEDPSFTIKTMVISAQWPGASVEDTISQVTDRIERKLEELPSLDFTRSMTSPGQTTIFVNLRDTTKGRDVPGIWVQVRNMVNDIRGQFPQGVAGPFFNDRFGDVYGNIYAFTADGLSRRQVRDYVEDVRAKILTVPNAGKVDLIGAQDEVIFLEFSTRQIAALGIDQQAVIQSLQAQNTIAPSGVIQAGPERISVRVGGQFTSEESLRAINLRVNDRFFRLSDVATITRGYTDPPQSLFRVNGQPAIGLAIGMKPGANLLEFGEALKERMQTIIGELPIGVGVHLVSDQPIVVEHAVGGFTKALFEAVAIVLVVSFISLGLRAGLVVALSIPLVLAMTFVAMQYLGISLQRISLGALIIALGLLVDDAMIAVEMMVARLEAGDTLKKAATAVYTSTAFPMLTGTLVTVAGFIPIGLNNSNAGEFTFTLFVVIAVSLLLSWIVAVLFAPLLGVTLLPKTMKKHHDKPGRLMAAFSRFLVVAMRWRWITILVTLGLFGASVYGMQFVQQQFFPSSDRPELIVDWTLPQNATITETKTQMDRFETKLAGDPDIDHWSSYVGQSAVRFVLAFDVQPPSPNVGQMVIVTKDLEARERVRARLQQVARQEFVGLDVQVNLLPLGPPAGRPVQYRVSGPDIQKVRELAQRFATAIGDHPLLVDIGYDWNEPARVVKVDVLQDKARQLGVTSEDIAQTLNGVVGGTALTQVRDGIYLVNVVARANAAERGSIETLQNLQLPGKSGQSVPLAAVATFRYELEQPIVWRRSRTPTITLKAGILGETLPATVVQQLEPRVQEFRQGLPAGYAVTVAGPVEESAKAQGPIAAVVPLMLFVMATILMIQLQSFQRLFLVVAVAPLGLIGVVAAMIPSGAPLGFVAILGVLALIGILIRNSVILIVQIEDHRREGWDPWDAVVDATTHRTRPIMLTAAAASLALIPISREVFWGPMAYAMMGGIIVGTLLTLLFLPALYVAWFRIKPPSRSEIEQEATDAAHQPA
- a CDS encoding efflux RND transporter periplasmic adaptor subunit gives rise to the protein MKAFRMSLALGATLALAACQEQPAEPPPPVRPVLSVVAAPQASQELGFAGTVEPQIQSSLGFRVLGRMVARTVNVGDTVKKGGQLAALDPMTFELAMRSSQAEVSNAQAQLENATATETRQRTLLEQGTTTQAQFEAAQQAREAAAAAVARARANLAKVQEQLGYTQLRADFDGVVTAVEAEVGQVVQPGQTVVTLARPDIREAVVDVPEDINGSLRSGARFEVALQLDPSVRATGRVREIAPQADPATRTRRVRITLDNPPASFRLGPTVTAVLGTTNTPRIQLPASALLERDGKTMVWVIDPATKTVSPQDVKVAARDERSFRVAEGIAPGTRVVTAGVNSLTPGQQVKISDEASQ
- a CDS encoding efflux RND transporter periplasmic adaptor subunit, translating into MKDRRARCGSAWLIGALAMIGLAACQQQEAVPEKPPAMVHAQMVELTDDAPTITLTGEIRAQVETDLAFRAGGRITERSADVGMHVSADQVLAKIDPEEQQANVTAAEAAVRAAEAQLRQASSAFERQKTLLSRGYTTRREYDQAEEAFRTAQGSLAAAKAQLGTAREQLAQTTLRAGVAGVITARNAEVGQVVQAAQPVFTLAPDGPRDAVFNVHESVFIQEPAGRTAEIRLVSDPTVRATGTVREVSPTVDPASGTVRVKFGIARPPVAMTLGAAVSGEGRFKPRKTIVLPWSALFSQEGRPAVWIVDPSSKAVSLRAIVVERYDTGRIVVREGLQPGEMVVTAGAQLLRPNQTVTLAEGAPR
- a CDS encoding IS3 family transposase (programmed frameshift), producing MGKKRHTAEEIVSKLRQVDVLTAQGRTVAEAIRQIGVTEVTYYRWRSEYGGLKSDQVKRLKELEMENARLRRAVSDLTLEKLILKEAAFGKLLSPARRRACVEHVIARYGVSERLACRVLGQHRSTQRKIPKQPEDEAALTADIIALATQYGRYGYRRITALLRDAGWLVNKKRVERIWRREGLKVPQKQPKKGRLWLNDGSCIRLRPEYPNHVWSYDFVEDRTHDGRKFRMLNIIDEFTRECLAIRVNRKLKAVDVIDVLSDLFILRGIPGHIRSDNGSEFVAQAVRAWIGAVGAKTAYIEPGSPWENGYCESFNSKLRDELLKGEIFYTLQEAKVVIENWRRHYNTVRPHSSLGYRPPAPEVLVLASKLASRPTLN
- a CDS encoding PHA/PHB synthase family protein, translated to MATLGQVRATQLQSSSRAPSSGQIAIPHSVNENTVPAPTKLPCKAPASTEVPDAWPEGFAEILDRSVHALAARLTSGLSPAALVGAYMDWAVHLASSPGKQLELAVKGARKVARLGDQTLKQAATTGSCEPCITPLPQDRRFSAPEWGRYPYNLIYQSFLLQQQWWHNATTGVGGVTRQHENVVEFATRQMLDVFSPSNFILTNPVVTRRTLETGGQNLVQGFQNYLEDWMRLIRNKPAVGTEAFKVGQNVAVTPGRVVYRNDLIELIQYEPTTEKVRPEPVLIVPAWIMKYYILDLSPENSLVRFLVNQGFTVFMVSWKNPTREDRDRGMEDYRRLGVLAALDAVNAIVPNQKVHATGYCLGGTLLTIAAAAMAWDGDDRLKSVTLFAAQADFREAGELTLFINESQVRFLEDMMWSQGYLDAKQMAGAFQLLRSNDLIWSYIVHNYLMGEREPMIDLMAWNADATRMPYRMHSEYLRQLFLQNDLAEGRFKVEGRPISLGDIRVPIFAVGTERDHVAPWRSVFKIHTLTDTDVTFLLTTGGHNAGIVSEPGRPHRSYRVLTKTERDRHLDPETWQIMAQPHDGSWWPEWVNWLASESGEPVLPPALGAPPAYPVLGEAPGSYVREP